In Rattus norvegicus strain BN/NHsdMcwi chromosome 1, GRCr8, whole genome shotgun sequence, a genomic segment contains:
- the Cuedc2 gene encoding CUE domain-containing protein 2 isoform X1, with protein MELERIVSSALFAFVQTHLPEADLSGLDEVIFSYVLGVLEDLGPSGPSEENFDMEAFIEMMEAYVPGFAHIHRGIIEDMVQTLSVQLSSARNKENLHPQSSCVQGHVPIFPETLRRPEKLKEESRPPAATGNTQDEAAAAEEEQPGVDVLLEVFPTCSMEQAQWVLAKARGNLEEAVQMLIEGKEEGPPGWGGPNQDLPRRLRGPRKEELKSFILQKYMMVDRAEDQKTHRPMAPKEAPKKLIRYIDNQVVSTKGERFKDVRNPETEEMKATYINLKPARKYRFH; from the exons ATGGAGTTGGAGAGGATCGTCAGTTCAGCCCTCTTTGCCTTCGTTCAGACACACCTCCCAGAGGCAGACCTCAG TGGCTTGGATGAGGTCATCTTCTCCTATGTGCTTGGGGTCCTGGAGGACCTGGGCCCCTCAGGGCCATCAGAGGAGAACTTTGATATGGAGGCTTTCATTGAGATGATGGAGGCTTATGTGCCTGGCTTTGCCCACATCCACAG GGGTATAATAGAAGACATGGTGCAGACGCTCTCGGTGCAGCTGAGCAGTGCTAGGAACAAAG AGAACCTGCACCCACAGAGCTCCTGTGTCCAAGGTCATGTGCCTATTTTTCCAGAGACCCTGAGGCGACCTGAAAAGCTCAAGGAAGAGAGCAGGCCTCCTGCTGCTACTGGGAACACCCAAGATGAG GCAGCTGCTGCTGAGGAAGAACAGCCAGGAGTAGACGTACTCTTGGAGGTGTTCCCTACCTGTTCTATGGAGCAGGCCCAGTGGGTGCTGGCCAAAGCTCGGGGGAACCTGGAAGAAGCTGTGCAGATGCTGATAGAGGGCAAGGAAGAGGGGCCTCCAGGCTGGGGTGGCCCAAATCAG GATTTACCCAGACGCCTCAGAGGCCCCCGGAAGGAGGAGTTGAAGTCTTTCATCCTTCAGAA GTACATGATGGTGGACAGGGCAGAGGACCAGAAGACTcacagacctatggctcccaaGGAG GCCCCCAAGAAGCTGATCCGATACATTGACAACCAAGTAGTGAGCACCAAAGGAGAGCGATTCAAAGATGTACGGAACCCCGAAACTGAGGAGATGAAGGCCACATACATCAACCTCAAGCCGGCCAGAAAGTACCGCTTCCACTGA
- the Cuedc2 gene encoding CUE domain-containing protein 2 isoform X6: MEAFIEMMEAYVPGFAHIHRGIIEDMVQTLSVQLSSARNKENLHPQSSCVQGHVPIFPETLRRPEKLKEESRPPAATGNTQDEAAAAEEEQPGVDVLLEVFPTCSMEQAQWVLAKARGNLEEAVQMLIEGKEEGPPGWGGPNQDLPRRLRGPRKEELKSFILQKYMMVDRAEDQKTHRPMAPKEAPKKLIRYIDNQVVSTKGERFKDVRNPETEEMKATYINLKPARKYRFH; the protein is encoded by the exons ATGGAGGCTTTCATTGAGATGATGGAGGCTTATGTGCCTGGCTTTGCCCACATCCACAG GGGTATAATAGAAGACATGGTGCAGACGCTCTCGGTGCAGCTGAGCAGTGCTAGGAACAAAG AGAACCTGCACCCACAGAGCTCCTGTGTCCAAGGTCATGTGCCTATTTTTCCAGAGACCCTGAGGCGACCTGAAAAGCTCAAGGAAGAGAGCAGGCCTCCTGCTGCTACTGGGAACACCCAAGATGAG GCAGCTGCTGCTGAGGAAGAACAGCCAGGAGTAGACGTACTCTTGGAGGTGTTCCCTACCTGTTCTATGGAGCAGGCCCAGTGGGTGCTGGCCAAAGCTCGGGGGAACCTGGAAGAAGCTGTGCAGATGCTGATAGAGGGCAAGGAAGAGGGGCCTCCAGGCTGGGGTGGCCCAAATCAG GATTTACCCAGACGCCTCAGAGGCCCCCGGAAGGAGGAGTTGAAGTCTTTCATCCTTCAGAA GTACATGATGGTGGACAGGGCAGAGGACCAGAAGACTcacagacctatggctcccaaGGAG GCCCCCAAGAAGCTGATCCGATACATTGACAACCAAGTAGTGAGCACCAAAGGAGAGCGATTCAAAGATGTACGGAACCCCGAAACTGAGGAGATGAAGGCCACATACATCAACCTCAAGCCGGCCAGAAAGTACCGCTTCCACTGA
- the Cuedc2 gene encoding CUE domain-containing protein 2 isoform X4 has product MELERIVSSALFAFVQTHLPEADLSGLDEVIFSYVLGVLEDLGPSGPSEENFDMEAFIEMMEAYVPGFAHIHRGIIEDMVQTLSVQLSSARNKENLHPQSSCVQGHVPIFPETLRRPEKLKEESRPPAATGNTQDEAAAAEEEQPGVDVLLEVFPTCSMEQAQWVLAKARGNLEEAVQMLIEGKEEGPPGWGGPNQDLPRRLRGPRKEELKSFILQKYMMVDRAEDQKTHRPMAPKESFVA; this is encoded by the exons ATGGAGTTGGAGAGGATCGTCAGTTCAGCCCTCTTTGCCTTCGTTCAGACACACCTCCCAGAGGCAGACCTCAG TGGCTTGGATGAGGTCATCTTCTCCTATGTGCTTGGGGTCCTGGAGGACCTGGGCCCCTCAGGGCCATCAGAGGAGAACTTTGATATGGAGGCTTTCATTGAGATGATGGAGGCTTATGTGCCTGGCTTTGCCCACATCCACAG GGGTATAATAGAAGACATGGTGCAGACGCTCTCGGTGCAGCTGAGCAGTGCTAGGAACAAAG AGAACCTGCACCCACAGAGCTCCTGTGTCCAAGGTCATGTGCCTATTTTTCCAGAGACCCTGAGGCGACCTGAAAAGCTCAAGGAAGAGAGCAGGCCTCCTGCTGCTACTGGGAACACCCAAGATGAG GCAGCTGCTGCTGAGGAAGAACAGCCAGGAGTAGACGTACTCTTGGAGGTGTTCCCTACCTGTTCTATGGAGCAGGCCCAGTGGGTGCTGGCCAAAGCTCGGGGGAACCTGGAAGAAGCTGTGCAGATGCTGATAGAGGGCAAGGAAGAGGGGCCTCCAGGCTGGGGTGGCCCAAATCAG GATTTACCCAGACGCCTCAGAGGCCCCCGGAAGGAGGAGTTGAAGTCTTTCATCCTTCAGAA GTACATGATGGTGGACAGGGCAGAGGACCAGAAGACTcacagacctatggctcccaaGGAG TCATTCGTTGCCTGA
- the Cuedc2 gene encoding CUE domain-containing protein 2 isoform X2, whose translation MELERIVSSALFAFVQTHLPEADLSGLDEVIFSYVLGVLEDLGPSGPSEENFDMEAFIEMMEAYVPGFAHIHRGIIEDMVQTLSVQLSSARNKETLRRPEKLKEESRPPAATGNTQDEAAAAEEEQPGVDVLLEVFPTCSMEQAQWVLAKARGNLEEAVQMLIEGKEEGPPGWGGPNQDLPRRLRGPRKEELKSFILQKYMMVDRAEDQKTHRPMAPKEAPKKLIRYIDNQVVSTKGERFKDVRNPETEEMKATYINLKPARKYRFH comes from the exons ATGGAGTTGGAGAGGATCGTCAGTTCAGCCCTCTTTGCCTTCGTTCAGACACACCTCCCAGAGGCAGACCTCAG TGGCTTGGATGAGGTCATCTTCTCCTATGTGCTTGGGGTCCTGGAGGACCTGGGCCCCTCAGGGCCATCAGAGGAGAACTTTGATATGGAGGCTTTCATTGAGATGATGGAGGCTTATGTGCCTGGCTTTGCCCACATCCACAG GGGTATAATAGAAGACATGGTGCAGACGCTCTCGGTGCAGCTGAGCAGTGCTAGGAACAAAG AGACCCTGAGGCGACCTGAAAAGCTCAAGGAAGAGAGCAGGCCTCCTGCTGCTACTGGGAACACCCAAGATGAG GCAGCTGCTGCTGAGGAAGAACAGCCAGGAGTAGACGTACTCTTGGAGGTGTTCCCTACCTGTTCTATGGAGCAGGCCCAGTGGGTGCTGGCCAAAGCTCGGGGGAACCTGGAAGAAGCTGTGCAGATGCTGATAGAGGGCAAGGAAGAGGGGCCTCCAGGCTGGGGTGGCCCAAATCAG GATTTACCCAGACGCCTCAGAGGCCCCCGGAAGGAGGAGTTGAAGTCTTTCATCCTTCAGAA GTACATGATGGTGGACAGGGCAGAGGACCAGAAGACTcacagacctatggctcccaaGGAG GCCCCCAAGAAGCTGATCCGATACATTGACAACCAAGTAGTGAGCACCAAAGGAGAGCGATTCAAAGATGTACGGAACCCCGAAACTGAGGAGATGAAGGCCACATACATCAACCTCAAGCCGGCCAGAAAGTACCGCTTCCACTGA